A region of Vitis vinifera cultivar Pinot Noir 40024 chromosome 13, ASM3070453v1 DNA encodes the following proteins:
- the LOC100256230 gene encoding homeobox-leucine zipper protein HOX11, which yields MELELSLGDASSKPFAFMEKAHRQVANKGLGFSMGLGLGSAGRDQEEQKIHEVADDDDDDDDGEDDDDGRDQRPSMGLPLQLDLLPLAPVPRNQASHQGLTWPSDNGSSEAGSSGNVGLPARGLDVNRLPSTAVTAAAGEEVEDGAAAEVESSPNSAASSFQMDFCIYRGGNGGTKRDFESGEAERTSSRASDEDDNGLTRKKLRLSKEQSAFLEESFKEHNTLNPKQKLALAKQLNLRPRQVEVWFQNRRARTKLKQTEVDCEYLKRCCETLTEENRRLHKELQELRALKTSNPFYMQLPATTLTMCPSCERVAATSTAPSAAASTATTATDPSTTTTTTANRPRFYPFSHQPPGAS from the exons atggAGCTGGAGCTGAGCCTGGGCGATGCTTCTTCGAAGCCCTTTGCTTTCATGGAGAAGGCTCACCGTCAGGTTGCCAAcaagggtttagggtttagcaTGGGTTTAGGGCTGGGTTCTGCTGGAAGAGACCAGGAAGAACAGAAAATCCATGAAGTGGCTGATGAtgacgacgacgacgacgatGGAGAAGACGACGATGATGGAAGGGACCAAAGGCCCTCCatgggtctgcctcttcagCTCGATCTTCTTCCTCTCGCTCCAGTTCCAAGGAATCAAGCTTCGCACCAGGGCCTGACATGGCCGTCTGACAACG GGAGCTCCGAGGCGGGCTCGTCCGGAAACGTGGGGCTACCGGCGAGGGGGCTTGACGTGAACAGGCTGCCGTCTACGGCGGTGACGGCGGCGGCGGGGGAGGAGGTGGAGGACGGGGCGGCGGCGGAGGTGGAATCGTCTCCGAATAGTGCAGCGTCGTCTTTTCAGATGGATTTCTGCATTTACAGAGGCGGAAATGGCGGAACCAAGAGGGACTTCGAAAGTGGTGAGGCGGAGAGAACTTCTTCCAGAGCCAGCGACGAAGACGATAACGGCCTCACCAGAAAAAAGCTCCGTCTCTCCAAAGAACAGTCCGCTTTCCTCGAAGAAAGCTTCAAAGAACACAACACCCTCAATCCT AAACAGAAGCTGGCGCTTGCAAAGCAGTTGAACCTGCGGCCACGGCAAGTGGAAGTTTGGTTTCAGAATAGAAGAGCAAG GACGAAGTTGAAGCAGACGGAAGTGGACTGCGAGTATCTGAAGAGGTGCTGCGAGACACTGACAGAAGAAAACAGAAGACTCCACAAGGAGCTTCAAGAGCTGAGGGCTCTCAAGACTTCCAACCCATTCTACATGCAGCTCCCCGCCACCACCCTCACCATGTGCCCCTCCTGTGAGCGGGTCGCCGCCACCTCCACCGCCCCCTCGGCCGCCGCGTCCACCGCCACCACCGCCACAGAcccctccaccaccaccaccaccaccgccaacagacccagattctaccctttctcACATCAGCCTCCTGGAGCTTCATGA
- the LOC100246046 gene encoding uncharacterized protein LOC100246046, translated as MENNSRGDIMDLDLNLEPLDPPHDSMLGLGSLLTEIETAHGRIEERIRQLEAVNSRARQRQRWRQGRIPPQTTTISTEPMQVNSIEGRVQNGECSVAGQERTVENREGCKRNGAYLVAKALGMGTNANGGALEMGTNANGGSFFDCNICLDMARDPILTCCGHLFCWPCFYQLPNVHSNVKECPECNGEVIETHITPIYGHGSNNHKVATGDLGVKAPPRPHAHRIESMRQQRVARGIPSFPSEETLRIISSQISRQQARTTTERSNVLPSQNSTSQVPPGSEAEPSQGLRSVQFSRLLSQGTASFSSLSSALNTALNSAERLVEDLEEYIHSHLTRSHASSAVNERETLTTIAAVLQLESQALSTGVNTTVPPSSSSSRTDVSAIAMRSEDQVTDSTEINISVPHSSSSRRRNDAPGASDMETGDTREPRRRRLR; from the coding sequence ATGGAGAATAATTCAAGGGGAGATATAATGGATCTTGATTTAAACCTAGAGCCTTTAGACCCTCCTCATGATTCCATGTTGGGATTAGGATCTTTATTGACTGAAATTGAAACTGCACATGGACGGATTGAAGAACGTATCCGACAACTTGAAGCCGTTAATTCCAGGGCTAGGCAGCGTCAGAGATGGCGCCAAGGTCGAATACCCCCTCAAACAACAACAATATCCACAGAACCCATGCAGGTTAACTCAATTGAGGGTAGAGTGCAAAATGGTGAGTGTAGTGTCGCTGGCCAAGAAAGAACTGTTGAGAATAGGGAGGGCTGTAAAAGGAATGGAGCCTATTTGGTAGCTAAGGCGTTGGGAATGGGTACAAATGCTAATGGTGGGGCGTTGGAAATGGGTACAAATGCTAATGGTGGGAGCTTTTTTGATTGTAATATATGCTTGGACATGGCCAGAGATCCTATACTGACTTGTTGTGGTCACTTGTTTTGTTGGCCATGCTTCTATCAGTTGCCCAATGTTCATTCAAATGTGAAGGAATGCCCTGAATGTAATGGAGAGGTGATAGAAACACACATTACTCCAATTTATGGCCATGGGAGCAATAACCATAAAGTGGCTACAGGGGATTTAGGAGTGAAGGCCCCCCCTAGGCCTCATGCACATAGGATTGAAAGTATGAGGCAGCAACGTGTTGCCCGAGGCATACCTTCGTTTCCATCTGAGGAAACACTGCGGATTATTAGCAGCCAGATTTCACGGCAACAGGCACGCACTACAACTGAGAGAAGCAATGTCTTGCCCAGCCAAAATTCTACTTCACAGGTACCACCCGGCTCTGAGGCTGAGCCCAGCCAGGGCCTCCGTTCTGTTCAGTTTTCAAGATTATTATCACAAGGAACggcttccttttcttccctttcatCTGCATTGAATACTGCACTGAATTCTGCGGAAAGATTGGTTGAGGACCTTGAGGAGTATATTCATAGCCACCTTACAAGAAGCCATGCTTCATCTGCTGTTAATGAGAGAGAGACTCTTACAACCATTGCAGCTGTTCTACAACTGGAAAGCCAAGCTCTCAGCACTGGTGTTAACACCACTGTGCCCCCTTCTTCTTCATCCTCCAGAACTGATGTGTCTGCCATTGCTATGCGCTCTGAAGACCAGGTAACAGATTCTACCGAAATCAATATATCAGTGCCCCATTCTTCATCTTCTAGGAGAAGAAATGATGCTCCAGGAGCCTCAGATATGGAGACTGGAGATACCCGTGAGCCTCGAAGGAGAAGGTTGAGATGA
- the LOC100261320 gene encoding uncharacterized protein LOC100261320, translating to MGRMNQQPETVIHHFSHSHPLQLSNHHPQQTLTLASCSGCKLKASGLIYDCKRCNYFLHISCSQMPQQITHSFHKAHALSLLPNPAYPEGLFNCDACGKQGNGFSYHCGVCNIDLHILCASKPLFLNHQSHHHRLALSFSPPYHNKSFSCDICRQIGTSHWLYRCDECEFDAHLSCATATPAAPIQAPLQQNFMQQFQTASRATPHGHFPRNQSAIGQNYMQQLQTTQPTLHCQFPTGQNYMQQFQTTPRAILPGQFPGTQVGTGQNYPPMNQVNNLNPGVVYRPVRPAATSGQGNSLLSQAIDGLVNGAAQQVGMNMVQGLLGGGGGGGSTALDAGGGGTWDGGSSSVSYDCYSGTDGG from the coding sequence atgGGAAGAATGAATCAGCAACCTGAAACTGTAATCCACCATTTCAGCCATTCACATCCCTTGCAGCTCTCCAATCATCATCCCcaacaaaccctaacccttgcCTCATGCTCAGGATGCAAGCTCAAAGCCAGTGGATTGATCTACGACTGCAAGCGCTGTAACTACTTCCTCCATATCTCATGTTCTCAAATGCCTCAACAGATCACTCACTCATTTCACAAAGCCCATGCCCTCTCCCTCCTCCCAAATCCTGCATACCCAGAAGGCTTATTCAACTGTGATGCATGTGGAAAGCAGGGCAATGGCTTCTCCTACCATTGCGGAGTCTGCAACATTGATCTCCATATCTTATGTGCTTCTAAGCCGTTGTTTCTCAATCACCAATCCCACCATCACCGGCTTGCCCTTTCATTCTCACCTCCTTACCATAACAAAAGCTTCTCTTGTGATATATGCCGGCAGATAGGGACCAGCCACTGGCTCTACCGATGCGACGAGTGTGAATTTGATGCCCACTTGAGCTGCGCAACTGCTACGCCTGCAGCTCCAATCCAAGCCCCACTGCAACAAAATTTTATGCAGCAGTTCCAAACAGCATCACGAGCCACTCctcatggccattttcctaggaACCAATCAGCAATAGGTCAGAACTATATGCAGCAGTTACAAACAACACAACCCACTCTCCATTGCCAGTTTCCAACTGGGCAGAACTATATGCAACAGTTCCAAACAACACCACGAGCCATTCTTCCTGGCCAGTTTCCAGGGACCCAGGTTGGAACTGGGCAGAACTACCCACCAATGAATCAAGTAAACAATCTCAACCCAGGGGTGGTTTATAGACCTGTTAGGCCTGCTGCGACAAGTGGGCAGGGAAATTCTTTGTTGAGCCAGGCAATTGACGGCCTAGTTAATGGTGCTGCTCAGCAGGTAGGCATGAACATGGTGCAGGGATTACTGGGTGGTGGTGGGGGTGGTGGCAGCACAGCCCTGGATGCAGGGGGTGGAGGCACATGGGATGGAGGTTCTTCCTCGGTGTCTTATGACTGCTACAGCGGAACAGATGGGGGATGA
- the LOC100244183 gene encoding uncharacterized protein LOC100244183: protein MAVVKHFSHKHPLCHAEVKEEDGFVCSGCELGLSGSAYKCTISNCDFLLHDSCFKLAPVIKQRSHPHHPLTLLPSPPYDDSGFTCEACLYYGHAFVYHCAACQFDLHVRQLSMKAQKIAYMIHYKITQREKREMANYFNHHHPPLPQQVIQHKSHPWHPLILLSTPPYYGGGFTCDACRHGGHDFTYHCPTCHYDLHVGCASLPETVIRGDHQHPLTLFYCGYKEEGNTFICDVCHGNVPDGCWIYYCKSCDYGTHLGCATAEASPVAEEEEGTEEYSMAEAESRLKLLQLQMQLAQQNAESIIDAARICLVQAASVIALLIIVNPSAEDLSLSLWGDWHLNVLLKEDLEPQMPKSRACTASSLHVLSGARNA, encoded by the exons ATGGCAGTTGTGAAGCATTTCAGCCACAAACACCCCTTGTGCCATGCAGAAGTGAAAGAGGAAGATGGGTTCGTCTGCTCTGGTTGTGAGCTAGGCCTTTCAGGCTCAGCCTACAAGTGCACCATCTCCAACTGTGACTTCCTCCTCCATGACTCATGCTTCAAATTAGCCCCAGTGATTAAGCAGAGGTCCCACCCTCACCATCCTCTCACCCTTCTCCCCTCCCCACCTTATGATGACAGTGGCTTCACTTGTGAGGCCTGTCTATACTACGGCCATGCTTTTGTATACCACTGTGCCGCTTGCCAATTTGACCTTCATGTTCGCCAATTATCCATGAAGGCACAAAAAATTGCATAT ATGATTCATTACAAGATCACCCAAAGAGAGAAGAGGGAGATGGCAAACTATTTCAACCACCACCACCCCCCCTTACCTCAACAAGTGATCCAACACAAGTCCCACCCATGGCATCCTCTGATCCTTCTCTCCACCCCACCTTACTATGGGGGTGGATTCACTTGTGATGCTTGTCGACATGGTGGCCATGATTTTACCTACCACTGCCCCACTTGCCACTATGACCTTCATGTTGGATGTGCTTCTCTGCCTGAAACAGTGATACGTGGAGATCATCAACACCCACTTACTCTCTTCTACTGCGGATACAAAGAGGAAGGCAACACCTTCATCTGTGATGTCTGCCATGGCAATGTCCCCGACGGCTGCTGGATCTACTACTGCAAGAGTTGTGATTATGGGACTCATTTGGGCTGCGCTACAGCTGAAGCAAGTCCAGtggcagaagaagaagaaggaacaGAAGAATATTCCATGGCTGAAGCTGAAAGTCGATTAAAACTGCttcaacttcaaatgcaattgGCTCAACAAAATGCAGAGAGTATAATTGATGCAGCACGGAT TTGTTTAGTTCAGGCAGCATCCGTAATTGCACTGTTGATAATAGTAAATCCATCTGCTGAAGAT CTATCTCTTTCCCTCTGGGGAGATTGGCATCTGAACGTCTTGCTTAAGGAAGACCTGGAGCCACAGATGCCAAAGTCTCGGGCCTGTACCGCTTCATCTCTGCATGTGTTGTCTGGGGCTAGAAATgcataa
- the LOC100251191 gene encoding uncharacterized protein LOC100251191, giving the protein MNEQSQMMDQSQMLNRNYVAWPPPPVPPLEEPIKFQASQRPVFAATAKPGRGNWKGKKSDKRKEIRRKDPLGLGTAVAGGVGGYMPPNLNELQSQNRLKARRFYPKKKFNNRFAPFAPRNTTSFIIRAKKSGGIASLVSPCPVTPAILPTPIFSPSREVLVDMAKEEWGVDGYGSMKGLIRLRSPGHEARDDEEEEDGGSSDSDVEEHVEVERRLDHDLSRFEMIYPNCSDEQTNLLENRVDDQDTHIAQLEEENLTLKERLFLMERELADLRRRVHCLETDGGRLRENNEEASENASDNEGGGDVCSEKSVGDGDGD; this is encoded by the coding sequence ATGAACGAACAGTCTCAGATGATGGATCAATCTCAGATGCTGAATCGAAACTACGTCGCTTGGCCGCCACCACCGGTTCCTCCGCTGGAGGAGCCGATCAAGTTCCAGGCGTCTCAAAGACCTGTGTTTGCTGCCACTGCGAAGCCGGGCCGGGGCAATTGGAAGGGGAAGAAGTCCGATAAGCGCAAGGAAATCCGGCGGAAGGACCCCCTCGGATTAGGTACCGCAGTCGCTGGCGGAGTTGGCGGGTACATGCCTCCCAATCTTAACGAGTTGCAGTCTCAGAATCGGTTGAAGGCTCGCAGGTTTTACCCAAAGAAAAAGTTTAATAATAGATTTGCCCCGTTTGCACCGAGAAATACGACGTCTTTTATAATTAGGGCTAAGAAATCCGGGGGTATTGCCTCTCTGGTTTCGCCATGTCCGGTGACTCCAGCGATACTTCCGACGCCGATATTCTCGCCGTCGAGGGAGGTTTTGGTGGATATGGCGAAGGAAGAGTGGGGTGTCGATGGTTACGGGTCTATGAAGGGTTTGATTCGGCTCAGATCACCTGGGCACGAAGCGCGTGACGATGAGGAAGAAGAGGATGGTGGGTCGAGTGACAGTGATGTAGAAGAACATGTTGAGGTGGAGAGGAGGTTGGATCATGATTTGAGCCGCTTCGAGATGATTTACCCAAATTGTAGTGATGAGCAGACCAATCTATTGGAGAACAGAGTGGACGATCAGGATACGCATATCGCGCAACTAGAGGAGGAGAATTTGACGTTAAAGGAGAGGCTTTTCTTGATGGAGAGGGAGTTGGCGGACTTGAGAAGGAGGGTGCATTGTTTGGAAACTGATGGCGGCCGATTAAGGGAGAACAATGAAGAGGCTTCCGAGAACGCCTCAGATAATGAAGGGGGTGGAGATGTTTGCTCTGAGAAGAGTGTCGGTGACGGTGATGGTGATTGA